One part of the Streptomyces ferrugineus genome encodes these proteins:
- a CDS encoding DnaJ family domain-containing protein, protein MTERKPPGVPFESWVDKQIHDAQARGDFDRLPGTGEPLPNDLEAPYDELWWVKRKMTREGLSVLPPGLALRKEAEDALLAAYAAPSERAARKIITDINAKIRDMLLKPPPGPPLGRKPYDVEEIARQWRERHQPA, encoded by the coding sequence ATGACCGAGCGAAAGCCCCCCGGCGTCCCGTTCGAGTCCTGGGTCGACAAGCAGATCCACGACGCGCAGGCACGCGGCGACTTCGACAGGCTGCCCGGCACCGGCGAGCCACTGCCGAACGACCTGGAAGCCCCGTACGACGAACTGTGGTGGGTCAAACGCAAGATGACCCGCGAGGGCCTGTCGGTCCTGCCCCCCGGCCTGGCCCTGCGCAAGGAAGCGGAGGACGCCCTGCTGGCGGCCTACGCCGCACCGTCGGAGCGAGCGGCCCGCAAGATCATCACGGACATCAACGCCAAGATCCGCGACATGCTCCTCAAGCCACCTCCCGGCCCTCCCCTGGGCCGCAAGCCGTACGACGTGGAGGAGATCGCACGCCAGTGGCGCGAGCGGCACCAGCCGGCATGA
- a CDS encoding TMEM165/GDT1 family protein: protein MISFTVTAVVFGVVFLAELPDKTALAGLVLGTRYRASYVFAGVAAAFAVHVALAVAAGSVLTLLPQQIVQALTGVLFLGGAAVLLMKRDEDEEEIRKPENQSFWKVSGAGFMLILVAEFGDLTQIMTANLAARYDDPLSVGIGAVLALWSVAAIGIVGGKALMRRVPLRLITKVAALVMLVLGVWSLWEAIAG from the coding sequence TTGATCAGCTTTACCGTGACGGCGGTCGTCTTCGGCGTCGTCTTCCTCGCCGAACTGCCCGACAAGACCGCGCTCGCCGGCCTCGTCCTGGGCACCCGCTACCGCGCCTCCTACGTCTTCGCCGGCGTCGCCGCCGCGTTCGCGGTGCATGTCGCGCTGGCCGTCGCGGCCGGCAGCGTGCTGACGCTGTTGCCGCAGCAGATCGTGCAGGCGCTGACCGGTGTGCTCTTCCTGGGCGGCGCGGCCGTACTGCTCATGAAGAGGGACGAGGACGAGGAGGAGATCCGCAAGCCGGAGAACCAGTCCTTCTGGAAGGTGTCCGGGGCCGGGTTCATGCTCATCCTGGTCGCCGAGTTCGGGGATCTGACGCAGATCATGACCGCGAATCTCGCGGCGCGCTACGACGATCCGCTGTCGGTCGGCATCGGCGCGGTGCTGGCGCTGTGGAGCGTGGCGGCGATCGGAATCGTCGGCGGGAAGGCGCTGATGCGGCGGGTGCCGCTGCGGCTGATCACCAAGGTGGCGGCGCTGGTGATGCTGGTGCTGGGCGTGTGGAGCCTGTGGGAGGCGATCGCCGGCTGA
- a CDS encoding HNH endonuclease family protein — MSKFYARRKVSILAALSGLIASVALFNAPTASAALPTPVSAATARGYLSQLTVATEDRTGYSRDLFPHWITISGSCNTRETVLKRDGENVVTSSTCAATSGSWYSPYEGATWTAASDVDIDHLVPLAEAWDSGADGWTTSRRQSFANDLTRPQLIAVTDNVNQAKSDKDPAEWMPSRTAYRCTYVRAWVQVKYYYDLSVDSAEKSALTNHLANC; from the coding sequence ATGTCGAAGTTCTACGCGCGTCGAAAGGTCAGCATACTCGCGGCCCTCAGCGGCCTCATAGCCTCCGTCGCGCTTTTCAACGCCCCGACCGCCTCCGCCGCACTCCCCACCCCCGTCAGCGCCGCCACCGCCCGCGGCTACCTCTCCCAGCTCACCGTGGCCACCGAGGACCGCACCGGCTACAGCCGCGACCTCTTCCCGCACTGGATCACCATCTCCGGCAGCTGCAACACCCGTGAGACCGTCCTCAAGCGCGACGGCGAGAACGTCGTCACCAGCTCCACCTGCGCCGCCACCAGCGGCAGCTGGTACTCCCCGTACGAGGGCGCGACCTGGACCGCCGCCTCCGACGTCGACATCGACCACCTCGTGCCGCTGGCCGAGGCCTGGGACTCCGGCGCCGACGGCTGGACCACCTCGCGCCGCCAGTCCTTCGCCAACGACCTCACCCGCCCGCAGCTCATCGCCGTCACGGACAACGTGAACCAGGCCAAGAGCGACAAGGACCCGGCCGAGTGGATGCCCTCGCGCACCGCCTACCGCTGCACCTACGTCCGCGCCTGGGTGCAGGTGAAGTACTACTACGACCTCTCGGTCGACTCCGCGGAGAAGTCCGCGCTGACGAACCACCTCGCGAACTGCTGA
- a CDS encoding FHA domain-containing protein, whose translation MLELTMAAVSAADEGATAGMLMADAPSEPGAVLRVGRDKSVCRLSTPDDWLFISRVHLEFLCGPDGGWQVSWLRGSQADPSSEVRLTVGEYAQPIAYGGTVPLPRGGSGEIVIHDRTAPRSINVGFYHEA comes from the coding sequence GTGCTCGAACTCACCATGGCCGCCGTGTCCGCGGCGGACGAGGGTGCCACGGCCGGCATGCTCATGGCCGACGCACCCAGCGAGCCGGGCGCTGTGCTGCGGGTCGGCCGGGACAAGTCGGTGTGCCGGCTGTCGACGCCGGACGACTGGCTGTTCATCTCCAGGGTCCACCTGGAGTTCCTGTGCGGCCCGGACGGCGGGTGGCAGGTGAGCTGGTTGCGTGGCTCGCAGGCCGATCCGTCCTCCGAGGTGCGGCTGACCGTGGGGGAGTACGCCCAGCCGATCGCGTACGGCGGGACGGTGCCGCTGCCGAGGGGCGGCAGCGGCGAGATCGTCATCCACGACCGCACCGCCCCTCGCAGCATCAACGTCGGCTTCTACCACGAGGCCTGA
- a CDS encoding HAD family hydrolase codes for MSATAVPTGTTVLTARALLLDMDGTLVNSDAVVERIWRRWAERHGLDADEVMKVVHGRQGYASMALLLPERPMEQNHADNARMLAEETADVEGVVPIPGAPEFLAALRGSPHALVTSADVALATARMGAAGLGMPGVRVTAESVGASKPDPEGFLKGAAELGVAPEDCVVFEDSGAGIQAGRSAGMRVVGVGPRARVHEPDVVVADLRRVRVEAAASGEIRVIVA; via the coding sequence ATGTCGGCCACCGCCGTGCCCACCGGGACCACCGTCCTCACCGCTCGTGCCCTTCTCCTCGACATGGACGGCACGCTCGTCAACTCCGACGCCGTCGTGGAACGGATCTGGCGCCGCTGGGCCGAGCGGCACGGGCTGGACGCCGACGAGGTGATGAAGGTCGTGCACGGACGGCAGGGGTACGCCTCGATGGCGCTGCTGCTGCCCGAGCGGCCGATGGAGCAGAACCACGCGGACAACGCGCGCATGCTCGCCGAGGAGACGGCGGACGTGGAGGGCGTCGTGCCGATTCCGGGGGCGCCGGAGTTCCTGGCCGCGCTGCGGGGGTCGCCGCATGCGCTGGTGACATCGGCGGACGTCGCTCTCGCCACGGCCCGGATGGGGGCGGCCGGGCTGGGGATGCCCGGGGTGCGGGTGACCGCGGAGTCGGTGGGGGCGAGCAAGCCCGACCCCGAGGGGTTCCTCAAGGGGGCGGCCGAACTGGGGGTCGCGCCGGAGGACTGTGTGGTGTTCGAGGACTCCGGCGCGGGGATCCAGGCGGGGCGCTCCGCGGGGATGCGGGTGGTGGGGGTCGGGCCGCGGGCCCGGGTCCATGAGCCGGATGTGGTGGTGGCTGATTTGCGACGGGTTCGGGTTGAGGCTGCGGCGAGTGGGGAGATTCGGGTGATTGTCGCCTGA
- a CDS encoding MDR family MFS transporter — protein sequence MAGDAHGRARHVRDAQPPERRGEAPENVAGNALVSIGALLLGMLLAALDQTIVSTALPTIVSDLGGLEHLSWVVTAYLLASTAATPLWGKLGDQYGRKRLFQIAIVIFLVGSALCGMAQDMTQLIAFRAVQGVGGGGLMVLSMAIVGDIVPPRERGRYQGLFGAVFGASSVLGPLLGGVFTEHLSWRWVFYINLPLGIVALAVIAAVLRIPHKATRHVIDYLGTFLIASVATCLVLVASLGGTTWEWGSVQIVGLALLGVVLAVAFVSVERTAAEPVLPLKLFRVRTFTLSAVISFIVGFAMFGAMTYLPTFLQIVQGISPTMSGVHMLPMVVGMLLSSTGSGQIVSRTGRWKVFPIAGTGVTVLGLLLLHQLDVDSSTWEMSLFFFVFGAGLGLVMQVLVLIVQNAVSYEDLGVATSGATFFRSIGASFGVAIFGTIFANRLDDKLVAAFEGIRLPDGVSLAGLEGDPRRIAELPEALRPAALQAYASSITDVFLYAAPVALVGFVLAWFLREDKLRGSVTAPDVTETLASNPVERSSYDEVCRALSVLGTREGRREIYRTITERAGYDLLPAASWLLLRIKRYGWVEPGVLAERSSVPLPVILDAARQVEERGLAGREGLELVLTEKGRGVAERLARVREESLAELLGDWWGAGRPTDLVQLVKELNEELCGCEREQPGASGG from the coding sequence ATGGCCGGGGACGCGCACGGCAGGGCACGGCATGTGCGTGACGCGCAGCCCCCCGAGCGGCGGGGCGAGGCGCCCGAGAACGTGGCCGGCAACGCCCTCGTCTCCATCGGCGCGCTGCTGCTCGGGATGCTGCTCGCCGCGCTCGACCAGACGATCGTGTCCACCGCGCTGCCGACCATCGTCAGCGACCTCGGCGGACTGGAGCATCTCTCCTGGGTCGTGACCGCGTATCTGCTGGCGTCCACGGCCGCTACTCCGCTGTGGGGCAAGCTCGGTGACCAGTACGGGCGCAAGCGGCTCTTCCAGATCGCGATCGTGATCTTCCTCGTCGGCTCCGCGCTGTGCGGCATGGCGCAGGACATGACGCAGCTCATCGCCTTCCGGGCCGTTCAGGGGGTCGGGGGCGGCGGGCTGATGGTGCTGTCCATGGCGATCGTCGGGGACATCGTGCCGCCTCGGGAACGGGGGCGGTACCAGGGGCTGTTCGGTGCCGTGTTCGGGGCGAGCAGTGTGCTGGGGCCGCTGCTCGGCGGGGTGTTCACGGAGCATCTGAGCTGGCGCTGGGTGTTCTACATCAATCTGCCGCTCGGGATCGTCGCGCTCGCCGTCATCGCCGCCGTGCTGCGCATTCCGCACAAGGCGACCCGGCATGTCATCGACTATCTGGGGACGTTTCTGATCGCCTCCGTCGCCACGTGTCTGGTGCTGGTGGCCTCCCTCGGGGGGACGACATGGGAGTGGGGGTCGGTGCAGATCGTCGGGCTGGCCCTGCTCGGGGTCGTGCTCGCCGTCGCGTTCGTGTCCGTGGAGCGGACGGCCGCCGAACCCGTGCTGCCGCTCAAGCTGTTCCGGGTGCGGACGTTCACGCTGTCCGCGGTCATCAGCTTCATCGTCGGGTTCGCCATGTTCGGCGCGATGACCTATCTGCCGACGTTTCTGCAGATCGTGCAGGGGATCAGTCCGACGATGTCCGGTGTGCACATGCTGCCGATGGTCGTCGGCATGCTGCTGTCGTCGACCGGGTCCGGGCAGATCGTCAGCCGCACCGGGCGGTGGAAGGTGTTCCCCATCGCCGGGACCGGGGTCACCGTGCTGGGGCTGCTGTTGCTCCACCAACTCGACGTGGACAGCTCCACCTGGGAGATGAGCCTGTTCTTCTTCGTCTTCGGGGCGGGGCTCGGGCTGGTCATGCAGGTGCTGGTGCTGATCGTGCAGAACGCCGTGTCGTACGAGGATCTCGGCGTCGCCACCTCCGGGGCGACGTTCTTCCGGTCGATCGGGGCGTCGTTCGGGGTCGCGATCTTCGGGACGATCTTCGCGAACCGGCTGGACGACAAGCTGGTGGCCGCGTTCGAGGGGATTCGGCTGCCGGACGGGGTCTCGCTGGCGGGGCTGGAGGGGGATCCGCGGCGGATCGCGGAGTTGCCGGAGGCGTTGCGGCCCGCCGCGTTGCAGGCGTACGCGTCGTCGATCACCGATGTGTTCCTGTACGCCGCGCCCGTCGCCCTCGTCGGATTCGTGCTGGCCTGGTTCCTGCGGGAGGACAAGCTGCGGGGGTCCGTGACCGCGCCCGACGTCACCGAGACGCTGGCGAGCAACCCGGTCGAGCGGTCGTCGTACGACGAGGTGTGCCGGGCCCTGTCGGTGCTCGGTACGCGCGAGGGGCGGCGGGAGATCTATCGGACGATCACCGAGCGGGCGGGGTACGACCTGCTGCCGGCGGCGAGCTGGCTGCTGCTGCGGATCAAGAGGTACGGCTGGGTGGAGCCGGGGGTGCTCGCGGAGCGCAGTTCCGTGCCGTTGCCGGTGATTCTGGATGCCGCGCGGCAGGTGGAGGAGCGGGGGTTGGCCGGCCGGGAGGGGCTGGAGCTGGTGCTGACCGAGAAGGGACGGGGGGTCGCGGAGCGGTTGGCCCGGGTTCGGGAGGAGTCGTTGGCCGAGTTGCTGGGGGACTGGTGGGGGGCGGGGCGGCCTACGGATCTGGTGCAGCTGGTGAAGGAGCTGAACGAGGAGCTGTGCGGGTGCGAGCGAGAGCAACCGGGTGCCTCCGGCGGTTGA
- a CDS encoding alkaline phosphatase D family protein — protein sequence MGELRLGPLLRYVDGSSATVWVESSRPCTAEVRGAEGARGESRTFQVAGHHYALIPVTGLTPGTAQPYEVFLDGARVWPLADSPFPPSLIRTPSADDPVRLAFGSCRWAAPPAGEKDPVGPDALDTLAARIAADPDGERPDVLVLLGDQVYADETSKATRRWLAARRDLNDPPGSEVADYEEYTRLYYESWLDPEVRWLLSTVPSCMIFDDHDVIDDWNTSAAWLADMRATSWWRERLLSGLMSYWVHQHLGNLSPAELATDPLFAAVRETPDGTDALRSFASRADADPESVRWSYRRDFGRVRLLMVDTRAARVLDEDGRSMLDPGEARWLREQALDARGSYDHLLIGTSLPWLLPHLVHDAEAWNAALCRGGRGERWARFGEDLRRRADLEHWAAFPPSFDALAALIAEAGSGAGAPATVCVLSGDVHHAYVAEPTWPHGEGPDARVFQLTCSPVHNAIHLAIRLGFRFGWSTPARLLGRWFAGHGGCPRPPIDWRRTGGPWFGNQLMTLTLRGRSARLRLEQARAVRGEGARLRTVAERELTG from the coding sequence GTGGGTGAGCTGCGCCTGGGACCACTGCTGAGGTACGTCGACGGATCGTCCGCGACCGTCTGGGTCGAGTCGAGCCGTCCGTGCACCGCCGAGGTGCGCGGCGCCGAGGGCGCCCGCGGCGAGTCCCGTACCTTCCAGGTCGCGGGCCACCACTACGCCCTGATCCCGGTGACCGGTCTCACCCCGGGCACGGCCCAGCCGTACGAGGTCTTCCTCGACGGCGCGCGCGTGTGGCCGCTCGCCGACTCCCCGTTCCCGCCCTCGCTCATCCGCACCCCGTCCGCCGACGACCCCGTCCGCCTCGCCTTCGGCTCCTGCCGCTGGGCCGCGCCGCCCGCCGGCGAGAAGGACCCCGTCGGCCCGGACGCCCTGGACACGCTGGCCGCCCGGATCGCGGCCGACCCGGACGGTGAGCGCCCGGACGTGCTGGTGCTGCTGGGCGACCAGGTGTACGCCGACGAGACCTCCAAGGCGACCCGGCGCTGGCTCGCCGCCCGCCGCGATCTGAACGACCCGCCGGGCAGCGAGGTCGCGGACTACGAGGAGTACACCCGGCTCTACTACGAGTCCTGGCTCGACCCCGAGGTGCGCTGGCTGCTGTCCACCGTGCCGAGCTGCATGATCTTCGACGACCACGACGTCATCGACGACTGGAACACCTCCGCCGCCTGGCTCGCCGACATGCGGGCCACCTCGTGGTGGCGCGAGCGGCTGCTGAGCGGCCTGATGTCGTACTGGGTGCACCAGCACCTCGGCAACCTCTCCCCGGCCGAGCTGGCCACCGACCCGCTCTTCGCCGCCGTACGCGAAACCCCCGACGGCACCGACGCGTTGCGCTCCTTCGCGAGCAGGGCGGACGCCGACCCGGAGTCGGTCCGCTGGAGCTACCGGCGCGACTTCGGGCGGGTACGGCTGCTGATGGTGGACACGCGGGCCGCCCGGGTCCTCGACGAGGACGGGCGCTCGATGCTCGACCCGGGCGAGGCGCGATGGCTGCGCGAGCAGGCGCTCGACGCCCGCGGCTCCTACGACCACCTCCTCATCGGTACGTCCCTGCCCTGGCTGCTGCCGCACCTGGTGCACGACGCCGAGGCGTGGAACGCGGCCCTGTGCCGGGGTGGGCGCGGGGAGCGCTGGGCGCGGTTCGGGGAGGATCTGCGGCGGCGGGCCGATCTGGAGCACTGGGCGGCGTTCCCGCCGTCCTTCGACGCGCTGGCGGCGCTGATCGCCGAGGCCGGATCGGGGGCCGGGGCGCCGGCGACGGTGTGCGTGCTGTCCGGCGACGTGCACCACGCGTACGTGGCCGAGCCGACCTGGCCGCACGGCGAGGGCCCCGACGCCCGCGTCTTCCAACTGACCTGCTCCCCCGTCCACAACGCCATCCACCTGGCGATCCGCCTCGGCTTCCGCTTCGGCTGGAGCACACCGGCCCGACTGCTCGGCCGCTGGTTCGCGGGCCACGGAGGCTGCCCACGCCCACCGATCGACTGGCGCAGAACGGGCGGCCCCTGGTTCGGCAACCAGCTCATGACACTGACCCTGAGGGGACGTTCGGCCCGGTTGCGACTGGAGCAGGCGCGGGCGGTGCGGGGTGAGGGGGCACGGCTGCGGACGGTGGCGGAGCGCGAGCTGACGGGGTGA
- a CDS encoding O-methyltransferase, with the protein MSESQVWDDVDAYFTAHLSPEDDSLQAALRDSEAAGLPMINVTPTQGKLLKLLAEIQGARTILEIGTLGGYSTIWLGRALPADGHLISLEYSAKHAEVATRNIARAGLDKVVEVRVGPALESLPKLADENPPPFDLVFIDADKANNPHYVEWALRLTSTGSLIVLDNVVRAGRVVDADTDAPDVRGTRAAIELIGSHPRLSGTAIQTVGGKGYDGFALARVLA; encoded by the coding sequence ATGAGCGAGTCGCAGGTCTGGGACGACGTCGACGCGTACTTCACCGCCCACCTCTCCCCCGAGGACGACAGCCTGCAGGCGGCTCTGCGCGACAGCGAGGCCGCGGGCCTGCCGATGATCAACGTCACACCGACCCAGGGCAAGCTCCTGAAGCTCCTCGCCGAGATCCAGGGCGCCCGCACCATCCTGGAGATCGGCACGCTCGGCGGCTACAGCACCATCTGGCTGGGCCGGGCCCTGCCCGCCGACGGCCACCTGATCTCGCTGGAGTACAGCGCCAAGCACGCCGAGGTGGCCACCCGCAACATCGCGCGGGCGGGCCTGGACAAGGTCGTCGAGGTGCGGGTGGGCCCGGCCCTGGAGTCACTGCCCAAGCTCGCCGACGAGAACCCGCCCCCCTTCGACCTGGTCTTCATCGACGCCGACAAGGCCAACAACCCGCACTACGTCGAGTGGGCGCTGCGGCTCACGAGCACCGGCAGCCTGATCGTCCTGGACAACGTGGTGCGCGCCGGCCGGGTGGTCGACGCCGACACCGACGCGCCCGACGTCCGGGGCACCCGCGCCGCGATCGAACTGATCGGCAGCCACCCCAGGCTGAGCGGCACGGCGATCCAGACGGTGGGCGGCAAGGGCTACGACGGCTTCGCGCTGGCCCGGGTGCTGGCTTAG
- a CDS encoding GNAT family N-acetyltransferase, with protein sequence MTWTVAPEPPDSPVATALWRAYYTEVSDRYYLLHQGRRTDPAELEREIAAHTFGELQPPKGSLLVARYADEPAGSAGIRMLDANTAELTRVFLHEPLRGKGGAQLLVQSAENAGRAFGATRMILDTRHDLLEARTLYTRLGYQETPPHNDDPYAEHWFSKPLH encoded by the coding sequence ATGACCTGGACCGTCGCCCCGGAGCCCCCCGACTCCCCCGTGGCCACCGCCCTCTGGCGGGCCTACTACACAGAGGTCAGCGACCGCTACTACCTCCTCCACCAGGGCCGGCGCACCGACCCGGCCGAACTGGAACGGGAGATCGCGGCCCACACCTTCGGCGAACTCCAGCCCCCGAAGGGCAGCTTGCTGGTGGCCCGCTACGCCGACGAGCCGGCCGGATCGGCCGGCATCCGCATGCTGGACGCCAACACCGCCGAACTGACGAGGGTGTTCCTCCACGAGCCGCTCCGCGGCAAGGGCGGCGCCCAACTCCTGGTCCAGTCCGCCGAGAACGCGGGCCGCGCATTCGGCGCCACCCGCATGATCCTGGACACCCGCCACGACCTGCTGGAGGCCCGCACCCTCTACACCCGCCTCGGCTACCAGGAGACCCCGCCCCACAACGACGACCCGTACGCCGAGCACTGGTTCAGCAAGCCCCTGCACTGA
- a CDS encoding bifunctional glycosyltransferase 87/phosphatase PAP2 family protein: MADAGHGGRSTQALGATAVGAARARLRVARLGLWLIAAILAVRQVAVVLGTPRGERLTDLETWVGPNGVLHVKGSLYDSTQFTGTPFGGLVLKPLTRAAEQALGWGWTFGTLLLVVALGLVAARALPQPVSRRTSLLAAPVAISLLMLSLPVRNALYLGQSSIMPVLLVLLGCFAVRGERASGVLIGLAAALQPTLLLFTPLLWFTGRRRATLATGAAFAACTVAAWVAMPRDSYTYWVHHMAGVGLGGRADDLANQSLHGALLRFGLSGPLEIALFLLLGAAVAVLALRRAVRYAHDGQLLLAVAITGCAAIVIAPTAWQHQLLWVLLAVVGQVGRRAADRYVWPVAVVLIMTLPARTMVPDKLLLQPLRADLVLLAAIATAAVVPFLSRTSPYWQTPIPTQYADKVPSRFRHIPLVPFLRRVISRPNLLFELLLIRVTYYAYAQIRLAAAGDSSTAGRVTAEEHGAEIYSIERALHIDIEYWANHAVVKVDWIRHFFDFYYESFHFGVPLAILGVLYWRRPVDYRWARTAIGFATVFALVGFWLYPLAPPRLMPGLGFIDTVNGPQDFTKPDYGTLTELTNQYAAMPSLHFGWSLWCGLVVLILAPRWWMKALGLLHPLFTLTAIVVTANHWILDAAGGAAVVGAGFAMTYLFQGPRAATLPTPRAKQLSSDAPAPERDRTPS; the protein is encoded by the coding sequence GTGGCGGATGCGGGACACGGTGGGCGATCGACGCAGGCCCTCGGGGCGACGGCCGTCGGTGCGGCCCGGGCACGGTTGCGGGTGGCACGGCTCGGCCTGTGGCTGATCGCCGCGATCCTCGCCGTCCGGCAGGTGGCCGTCGTCCTCGGTACCCCGCGCGGCGAGCGGCTGACGGACCTGGAGACCTGGGTCGGGCCGAACGGCGTCCTGCATGTGAAGGGTTCGCTGTACGACTCGACGCAGTTCACCGGTACGCCGTTCGGCGGGCTCGTCCTCAAACCGCTGACCCGCGCCGCCGAGCAGGCCCTCGGCTGGGGCTGGACCTTCGGCACCCTCCTGCTCGTCGTCGCGCTCGGCCTGGTCGCCGCCCGCGCCCTGCCGCAGCCGGTGAGCCGGCGGACCTCGCTGCTCGCCGCGCCCGTCGCGATCAGCCTGCTGATGCTGTCGCTGCCGGTGCGCAACGCGCTGTACCTCGGCCAAAGCAGCATCATGCCGGTCCTGCTCGTGCTGCTCGGCTGCTTCGCCGTGCGCGGCGAGCGCGCCAGCGGTGTGCTCATCGGCCTCGCGGCCGCGCTCCAGCCGACCCTGCTGCTGTTCACCCCGCTGCTGTGGTTCACCGGCCGCCGCCGGGCCACGCTGGCCACCGGCGCCGCGTTCGCCGCGTGCACGGTGGCCGCCTGGGTGGCGATGCCGCGTGACTCGTACACCTACTGGGTGCACCACATGGCCGGCGTCGGCCTCGGCGGACGCGCCGACGACCTCGCCAACCAGTCGCTGCACGGCGCCCTGCTGCGGTTCGGGCTGAGCGGCCCGCTGGAGATCGCCCTCTTCCTGCTCCTGGGCGCCGCCGTCGCCGTCCTCGCGCTGCGCCGCGCCGTGCGCTACGCCCACGACGGGCAGCTGCTGCTGGCCGTGGCGATCACCGGCTGTGCCGCCATCGTCATCGCGCCGACCGCCTGGCAGCACCAGCTCCTGTGGGTGCTGCTCGCGGTCGTCGGCCAGGTCGGCAGACGGGCCGCCGACCGGTATGTGTGGCCGGTCGCCGTCGTGCTGATCATGACGCTGCCGGCGCGGACGATGGTGCCGGACAAGCTGCTGCTGCAACCCCTGCGCGCCGATCTCGTGCTGCTGGCCGCGATCGCCACGGCCGCCGTCGTGCCGTTCCTGTCGCGCACCTCGCCCTACTGGCAGACGCCGATCCCGACCCAGTACGCCGACAAGGTCCCCTCCCGCTTCCGGCACATCCCCCTGGTGCCGTTCCTGCGCCGGGTGATCAGCCGCCCCAACCTGCTCTTCGAGCTCCTGCTGATCCGGGTCACCTACTACGCCTACGCCCAGATCCGCCTCGCCGCGGCCGGTGACTCGAGCACGGCCGGCCGGGTCACCGCCGAGGAGCACGGCGCGGAGATCTACTCCATCGAACGCGCCCTGCACATCGACATCGAGTACTGGGCCAACCACGCCGTGGTGAAGGTCGACTGGATCCGGCACTTCTTCGACTTCTACTACGAGTCGTTCCACTTCGGCGTCCCGCTCGCGATACTCGGCGTCCTGTACTGGCGCCGCCCCGTCGACTACCGCTGGGCCCGCACCGCGATCGGCTTCGCGACGGTGTTCGCGCTGGTCGGCTTCTGGCTGTATCCCCTCGCCCCGCCCCGTCTGATGCCGGGCCTCGGCTTCATCGACACGGTCAACGGCCCGCAGGACTTCACCAAGCCCGACTACGGCACCCTCACCGAGCTCACCAACCAGTACGCGGCGATGCCTTCCCTGCACTTCGGCTGGTCCCTGTGGTGCGGCCTCGTCGTCCTCATCCTCGCGCCCAGATGGTGGATGAAGGCCCTCGGCCTGCTGCATCCCCTGTTCACGCTCACCGCGATCGTCGTCACCGCCAACCACTGGATCCTGGACGCGGCCGGCGGCGCGGCCGTCGTCGGCGCCGGCTTCGCGATGACGTACCTGTTCCAGGGCCCGCGCGCCGCCACCCTGCCGACACCCCGGGCGAAACAGCTCAGCAGCGACGCCCCGGCTCCGGAGAGGGACCGTACTCCGAGCTGA
- a CDS encoding peptidoglycan-binding domain-containing protein, translating to MTEPRGTEGVDRMCPECGAARAADNTPSCGCRERVSDALRDARTAEAAAAEDFDPLRIRPYVELEGEDAAETMQLRPTAPTSGSAARPSPPSAPALPTPLAATAPSPSTQDLSLFEPDATPDDEAGAARAEEPAGTPRHRRTILLGAGGALVAVITAASLASGMFSYEAPQRHTALPDDLRVSVPALPTSATPESSAATETGTATESASPSASGSPTESPSASPSPSRSRSTASPTPAPTTEPTSAPPSTEASDSQQESAAAREPGPPVLQRGDRGPEVTELELRLTQLGLYTREARGTYNEGVEDAVSRYQWARGIQRDEYGVYDLETRQRLESETTEP from the coding sequence GTGACAGAGCCGAGGGGAACCGAGGGAGTCGACCGCATGTGCCCGGAGTGCGGCGCGGCGAGAGCGGCCGACAACACCCCGTCGTGCGGCTGCCGCGAGCGCGTGTCCGACGCCCTGCGCGACGCCCGTACGGCGGAGGCGGCCGCGGCGGAGGACTTCGATCCGCTGCGGATACGGCCATATGTGGAGTTGGAGGGCGAGGACGCCGCGGAAACGATGCAGCTGCGGCCGACTGCGCCGACAAGCGGCTCCGCCGCGAGGCCGTCGCCGCCCTCCGCCCCGGCCCTCCCCACCCCGCTGGCGGCCACGGCGCCCTCACCCAGCACACAGGACCTGAGCCTGTTCGAGCCGGACGCGACGCCGGACGACGAGGCAGGGGCGGCCAGGGCCGAGGAGCCGGCCGGCACCCCCCGGCACCGCCGCACGATCCTGCTCGGCGCGGGCGGCGCACTGGTGGCCGTCATCACGGCGGCGAGTCTGGCGAGCGGCATGTTCAGCTACGAGGCGCCGCAGCGGCACACGGCCCTGCCGGACGACCTGCGGGTGAGCGTCCCGGCCCTGCCGACCAGTGCGACGCCGGAGTCCTCCGCGGCGACGGAGACCGGGACGGCGACGGAGTCGGCATCGCCCTCGGCCTCCGGGTCCCCCACCGAGAGCCCGTCCGCCTCGCCTTCCCCGTCCCGGTCCCGCTCGACGGCGTCCCCGACTCCGGCCCCCACGACGGAGCCGACGAGCGCCCCGCCGTCGACCGAGGCGTCCGACTCCCAGCAGGAGTCCGCCGCCGCGCGCGAGCCCGGGCCCCCGGTCCTCCAACGGGGCGACCGGGGCCCCGAGGTCACCGAACTGGAACTCCGCCTCACCCAGCTGGGCCTGTACACGAGGGAGGCCAGGGGCACGTACAACGAGGGCGTCGAGGACGCGGTGAGCCGGTATCAGTGGGCACGGGGGATTCAGCGGGACGAGTACGGGGTGTACGACCTGGAGACCCGACAGCGGCTGGAGTCGGAGACGACGGAGCCGTGA